GGGCTAAAATCCTAAGGGAGCCGTGTGGCCTGCAGCAGGCCTTGGCAGGCCTTGCATGCGCCGGACTCCTTAGATGCTGGGACACCTGGGCAGggtaagctctctctctctctgtgtgtgtgtgtgtgtgtgtgtagcgcaAAGAACGGGCCGCATTAATAGCTCAGGGTGCCAGAGGAGAAGTGTGGCTGGTGAAAGCAGGCGGCTTTATTTTCAGCCAGCGATTCTGCCTAAGGGGGCCAGGGTCACATGGGGCCAGGAGCTCCTTTCTATGAACTCAATGATCCTCTTGTTTGCTGTCATTTCCATTGTCTGGGCTTGTGAGGTGGCTGTCACTAGATGTGTAGCATTACGCTGGAAGGATTAATTCTGGATAAGCATATTTGGACTTAGGTTGGGGTTAAGGGGAAGGCTCCAGTCTAGATGTCATTTCATGCTTCATCCTCCAATTTTCCCAGTGTGTCCCAGGCTTCCGCTGAGACCCAAACTGGGACGTGTTGTTGGGGTGCATGCCAGAGGGAGGTCTGACAATGTCCGTCTTCTCCCCTGCAGCTGTGCATGAAGGAGTCGAGCGAAGTGCTGCGGGGCCAAATGCAGTGCATGATGCGGACGCTGCATGATCTGAAGAGGGCGCAAGACCGAGAGTTCCGCCTGGAGCCCCAAGAGCTGCGGCCACCCTGTGCCGTGCCTTCCGCAAAGCAGTGCACCAGCCCCCGGGTCTCAGCGATTTCAGAAGCAGACTCTGCCTGCTGCCTGGAGGGGGCCGTGGAGGAGGAGCCTGCCTTTTCTCCCCCCAGCAGTGAGCGGAGCCTGGAGTTTGATTCGGGCTACTCTGAGGTGTCTGGGAGCAGCTGGCGAGATGAAGAGGGACCCCCACCCCTGCGAGCCAGTAAGCTTTCCTCGGGGGGCTTTCTGCGCCGCCGAGTGCCCACCAGGAGGCCCCGGCCCAAGTCTGCTTCCGACGCCTGCTTGGAGCGGTGGCGGGACGTCGAACCAGCGGATGCGAGCGACTGGACCGTGTCCCTTTTGTCACAGAGCCGCAACCGGCAGCCGCTGGTGCTGGGGGACAACTGCTTTGCCGATTTGGTTGAGAACTGGATGGATTTGCCCGAAGAGAGCGGGGAGCGCGGCCGGCTGCAACGCTGGCTGGCCAAACCCCACGGCTTCCTGCTGAACCTCTCAGGCAACGTGCGCCGCAGGCTGGCTGGCATCTCGCGTGCAGAGCGTGCCAAGCAGGACCCGGATGGCACCAAGCGTTTCTCTTGCCCTGCAGGCCTGGACGGACGGCCCTCCTTCCCCTACTTCCACCAGTCCCACGCCAACATCAGTGAGCTGTCCACAGACTGCAGCAGCTTTGCTGCCCTCATGAACTGCCGAAGTCGGCAGCCCATCATTTGCAATGACGTGATTGGCTACATCTAGCCTTGactttttttaatgctctttttCTAAACAGATCTATATTTTTTACAGTTGTCTgtaaataaatggttttttttactaCATTAAGgctgtctggtgtgtgtgtgtgtgtgtgtgtgtgtgtgtgtgtgtacatgtaaagTGACACTGTTTTTAGCCTGTGGTGTAAtgaagccagggctcacagggacacagcaccagcacttttttattagcagggtcaCTGACATCCCTGTCAAATTTTCTGCTCCTTCTCAGTGTAGCTGCAATTCTCATAGTAGCTGGAGGGCAATGAATTTGCCCAGCAATAATATTTTGTTCCTTGTTGTCATGGAAAGCATTTTGGAGTGACCTGGGCTAAATTGGCAACTAAGACCCTTGAGGTTTTCAGAAGGCCCCCTCCTGGTGGAGATAACAAAAAAAccttctagaactggtttgttgattggATCCGCCCAGCCTCCTGAATTTTTGGGCTCCCGTTAGGGACATGGTTTTGGGccctgtcatgatgagtgcctacaTTTCTACACTTACCATTACACCACTACTTTTAGCTATGTTCCATTTGATTCAACCCTAGGTTAAGTAAATCCATCCATTCCCAGCCATATCCAAAGCATCATGAAGTACTGTTGTAAGAACATGaggggggtgggatggagggggaagaaaggCAAAAAACAATGAATTTTCAGCCTAAAGTATCTTTCCAGGGATATAGTATATGTCATGTTCTGCTTCCTTGATGTAGATTgggcttccccaacctagtgccctccagatgttttggactacaactcccagcattcctgacaactgGTCATGCTGTCTGGTACTGATGAGAGTTGAGGTCtaaaccatctggagagcactaggctgGAGAAAGCTGAGCTAAGCTATAAGCCTGAATCAGTTTGGCAGATATCAATATAATTCCTTTCTATTACTAATGGAAGTGAAATTTGAAGTACGGGAGACTCGGCCGTTGGAAGTCCTGGGAATTTGATATAGAAAATTGTTGCTGTGTTTGGTGCCTAAAGAATGTGAAAATATAATTCTTTCCATCATGGGCCCAATTAAAATTGagtgctttttgttttttggtaagtTTAGTATCATGAGATATTGAAACTGGAAGGAGTTAATTAGGTTGATAAACCACATTGGAACATCATGTGCTTGAATTTTAGTACAAAGTTTGGGAAGTAGCCAGAAGGCGAATCGCTCTGGGCTTCCAACAATGGGGATTTCAAAAAGGCTGAGATAGGAACTATAAATGATGGCAAGACTTGCTTACATCCTGGCATACATCAGCAAGAACAGTGGGTACCGTGTTGGAGACATCCAGCTGGAATTTGTAGAGCAGAACACAGCTCTGGTGCCCCCATACACATGGCGAAATGGATATTCAAAGCAAAGTTCTATTGTGGTCAATGTGGAAAGTAGTGTTcctgtttaaaaaaaccaaaacgatTTCTGTCTATAAAGTTCTCAAAATGTTGCTAAACCACGTTTCTTAGGCTATCTATTGCTCactatgtattttctgttatGTTTTGTTGATGTTATtactatacatatctactcagaaacaagtctcattgagttcagtgaggtttactctcaggtaagttggtatagaattgcagcctaacaaTGTTTACTCAAAATAAGTCCTACTGGGTTAGCATTGCAGCCAGAATCAGTTACTCGAAACCGATGTTCAACGAGGCTTTCAAATGCTGCACACGTATTCACAGGATATTAATAATAGCTAGATCAGATGgacaaatttgtttattttagctTTAGCAATTATGTTTAATGGTAAAATACAGACTAAACCTGTAGTCACACCTAACAGTGTTGATTAATCCCATCAGCAGCTTCAAATATTGCTGAAGAATGGATAACAATGACCATAGAGGACCAACAGATGTCAAGGGTTTTACGTATGTTTCCAGATTAAGTGAAAGCTGCCAGACCCAAGGTCGTTACTCCCACCCATCCCATGGAATGATGaaacagataacacacacacGACACACAATAAACCAAATTacagggggttggatccaggatctgccttctgtggatgCTCACAAAAGGTTCCCCTGGCCGATTTTGGGGGATTCCCCCCATCCTTGCCTGTACCATAGCTTACCCCATTCAGCAAGATCCCCAGACCCTTTGTGTAgtgttttcagggggctggaagggaTGCTGTGGGGAGAATTAGATGGTTTTGGTTGCTTCATCCCACTCAATTGTACTTGCCTGAATCAGAATCCAATCCAGGTATAAAAGCCAAAGATATTCTCACAGTACAGCATTTCAAGGTGCAATCTGAAATACAATATGCTGTGGACAGGAAGGGAATAGATGAAAATTAAGGGGCATGAACAAGTTTTGATGCACATAGGAAATAAGCTTTATAAAATCTGCAAAACACCTGTAAGAATTGCCTTGTTAAATCAGGCAAGattgcatctagtccagcattttgtttccaaAAGTAGCCAGCTAGATGCTTCTGGAAACCTACAAAGAGGTATCCCTGGTCCTTGGAAGCTGGTCAGAACTTTTAAGTTCCATTTAGGGAACATGGCTGGCAGCCATAGATAAGTCTATCCTGCATGTTAGGTCTATCAATTTTTAAGAAATCCTTCAAAGTCAAAGGTTCTCAAATTGGTCTGTGAGCTTCATTCAGGCGATTCACTGAAATGTAGCAGAATAGTCAAGAATATCTGTACTTGGCCCTcccattaattaatttattggGGGTGATGGAGATTGAGACCATTTTGGCCAAGGCCGGATTATCAAACAGGCTAACAAACCTCTGGCATAGGACCCATGATTTTCATCATATGGCAATACGGCTACATAAAACAGCATAATACTACTAAACTTTTCTCAAAGGGCTAAATTTTTCTCTAGGGCGTATGATTTTCATAATATGATAATTATCATCAACTTTGACAATGCCAGCactgaagagagggagggaaaatatttttctcttcaCATATAATACAGAGAAGAAATAGTGGTTGtggttattttttaatttcatattACCCCACTACTCTACATATATTCCATTGATTGGTCTGATTTTGTGTATGTTGTTTTTACTGGACACAGTTGAGCTAACCTACATGTATTGTTTTCCCTGGTTACAGTTTTTCAGCTGCATACCTGTAAGGGCTCTCTCTATGTGAGTGTGTGCTTTGATTTGTAGCATGCACAAAAAAGTATATTCAGATGGTCTGCCAAGAGCCCCAGGGATTTttaagtggttcacaaaaaataacaataatttgaGAGCCACCATTGTAAGCTGAAGGACAAGGCCAGAGCTTATGATAGTGAAT
This window of the Elgaria multicarinata webbii isolate HBS135686 ecotype San Diego chromosome 3, rElgMul1.1.pri, whole genome shotgun sequence genome carries:
- the INKA1 gene encoding PAK4-inhibitor INKA1 isoform X2, translating into MLGHLGRLCMKESSEVLRGQMQCMMRTLHDLKRAQDREFRLEPQELRPPCAVPSAKQCTSPRVSAISEADSACCLEGAVEEEPAFSPPSSERSLEFDSGYSEVSGSSWRDEEGPPPLRASKLSSGGFLRRRVPTRRPRPKSASDACLERWRDVEPADASDWTVSLLSQSRNRQPLVLGDNCFADLVENWMDLPEESGERGRLQRWLAKPHGFLLNLSGNVRRRLAGISRAERAKQDPDGTKRFSCPAGLDGRPSFPYFHQSHANISELSTDCSSFAALMNCRSRQPIICNDVIGYI
- the INKA1 gene encoding PAK4-inhibitor INKA1 isoform X1, which produces MHSARLDAFVSHLRAEVLCMKESSEVLRGQMQCMMRTLHDLKRAQDREFRLEPQELRPPCAVPSAKQCTSPRVSAISEADSACCLEGAVEEEPAFSPPSSERSLEFDSGYSEVSGSSWRDEEGPPPLRASKLSSGGFLRRRVPTRRPRPKSASDACLERWRDVEPADASDWTVSLLSQSRNRQPLVLGDNCFADLVENWMDLPEESGERGRLQRWLAKPHGFLLNLSGNVRRRLAGISRAERAKQDPDGTKRFSCPAGLDGRPSFPYFHQSHANISELSTDCSSFAALMNCRSRQPIICNDVIGYI